The genomic stretch AAATCTACTTATAATATTGCTGATACATTCTTTCCCGATAGCTATCATGCTTTCTATCTAGAAGTGTATTAGTAATATCCTCTAAAAACCTTATTGAACCTTCATAACCAATAAAAACCTTTCTTTGAGCACCAATATGATCATGAATAGGAAATCCAATTCTCACTAAAGGAATCCCATCTCTCTCAGTAATAAAATGACCATCAGAATTACCTATTAAGATATTAGTGCCTCCTTCCACTGCCAATTTCCTTATTTCTTCAAAATCTATGTCATCTAAGATTAGGCCATCTTGATTAAGAGACAGCAAATCATTATTGAGTAATTTTCTTAATTGTTTTGCTTCACTTCCAGTAGCAATAATAGTAGGCTTGATACCGTTCTCTAGACATAAAGTGCTTACACTATAAACCAGTTCAGGTTCACCAAAAACTGCTGCTTTCCCTTCAGCATTATATTTATGGGCATCTATCATTCCATCTAACATGCGGCCTTTTGCTTTACGCAATTTTTCAGGAATTTCTTTGCCGGATATTTCAGATAAAAGATTTACTAATACATCAGTATTTTCAAGACCAATTGGAACGGCGATATTGTATAAAGGAACAGCATACTCTTCTTCAAGATATTTCCCTGGAGATATATCAGCTTTTACTAATTTCGCAAACTCTATAGTTGCAATAGCTCCTGACATTCTTTTAATATCACTGATCGAAGTCCCACCTTTAGGTATTTTTTTATAATCTTTTACTATTGTTCCATCAAGAGTTTCTGAAATGTCAGGGAAAATAATATAATCTAGAGAAAAACTTTCAACGATTTCCTTTAGTCTTCTAATATCTCCTGGAGTCATGCCCGCAGTAATAATATTGATATGCCCCTCTTTTACTGTCTTAAAAGAAAGAGTTTCAAGTACTTTCCTTAATGTTAGATAATATCCTTCATATTGGCTCCCACCATAACCTGGAGTAGTTACTGGTATAATATTGACAGACTTATTGTAATTTAACTTATACTCTCTAAGTAAACCATCTATATCTTCTCCAATTGTTTCGGCTAAACAGGTAGTGGCTGTAGCAATGATTTCAGGCTGATATAAGTTAATGGTATTTTCTAAACCCTTATATAAGTTATCTTTACCACCATATACCGTACCTGTTTCAGTTAAAGAAGAAGATGCAATATCAACCGGTTCATTAAAGTGAGTCGCCATATGCCTCCTAATATAGGTACTACAACCCTGCGAACCATGAAGAAACATAATACTATTTTCAATTCCTTTCATAGCCAGAGCAGCCCCCATTGGCATACACATTTTACAGGGATTTATGTTGAGATTCTTTATATTCTTATCCATGCTATTCCCTCCTTTTGCAGTTTAAGTAAACTAATTTAATCGCGGCTTTTATAATTAATTATGAAAGCAAGCAAATTACAAATTATAGTTACTATTGAATTTGAATTTTATTTCAATTACAATAGCTCTCTTCTAACATATTTCCAGACTGGACTGTTAATAGTTTGATCTACTTCCCGGGCAAAGTTTAGTGCACCTTCAAAAGCTAATAGTGGATGTTTACGCTCATGATTATGATCACAAAAAGCAACACCTAATTTATAAGCCAGTGGTCTTTCTTTAACACCACCAGCCAGGATATCTACTTCTTTTTCCCTCATAAAATATTCCAGCTCATTAGGGTTTGCATCATCCAGAATTACTGTACCTTCATCAACCAGCTCATTTATTGTCTGATAATCTTCAGCATTACCAGTCTGAGTTCCTACAAGAGCAGTTTGCATTCCCAGGCTTTTAAACTGCTTTATTAAGGAAATAGCCTTAAAGCCACCACCAACATAGATTGCTGCCTTTTTACCTGCTAAGTTTTTACAACATCGATCCAATTCCTGACTTATACCCCGATATTTCTCCTCCACTAATCTAGCAATATCGTATTGCATCTTATAATCACTAAAAAACTCAGCAATCTTATATAGAGAAGAAACAGTATCTTCAATTCCCACAAAACTAATTTTCATAAAAGGTATACCATATTTCTTTTTCAATCTTTTAGCCAGAAAAACCATAGAACCAGCACATTGAACAATATTTAAATCTGCCTCAGGCACTTTCATAATCTGCTGGCAATTAGAATCGCCAGTTAAGCCTGCATTTACTTCTAAGCCGATTTTACTTAGATAATCTTTTATGATCCACATTTCTCCTGCTAAATTAAAATCGCCTAATAGGTTTATTTTTGGAGTAGCTCTTGATATTTTTATATTATTATTTTCTTTAATTTCTTCACTTATTGATTCATGTTCTTTCTTATTCATCAACTCTAATAGGGCCTGCCCAGCTGCCTTATAGCCACTCATCTTGTTTCCTGCAAATCCAGCAGCCTGAACAGGTATAACAGTAATATTATATTCTTCTTCTGCTTTTCTACAGATTGCTTCAATATCATCACCTATTACTCCAACAACACAGGTAGCATAAACAAAAATGAACTTGGCCTGATATTTTTCCACTAATTCACTAATTGCTGCATCAAGTTTCTCTTCCCCACCAAAGATGATATCCTTTTCCCGCAAATCAGTAGAAAAACTGTTGCGATAAGTTTCTTCTCCACTACTCAAACTTCCTCGAATATCCCAGGTATAGCTAGCACAACCAATAGGACCATGGACCAGGTGGTAAGCATCTGTGATAGGATTCAAAACAACCCTTGCTCCAGAATATACACAGGCCCGCTGACTAACAGCACCTGCCAGGCTTTCTTTATGACAGTCAATATCCGCCTGTTTATTCTCAACCTTTAGAGAAATTGACTTTTTCCTCTCCTCCAATGTTTTAAACTTTTTAATTTCCATTAGCTTCACCACCTTTTTAAAAAATCAGTTACATAACCAGTTCCATGTCTTCCAGGTCAGTATCTCTATCCTGTCTATCTAATAAAGCATTACTTATCATTTCAATTAGTCTGATAGCTCCTCTATAACCTACAATTGGCAGATAACTATGGACACTTCTATCTAGAATTGGGAAACCAACCCTTACTAAAGGAAGATCCTCTTCTTTAGCAATATACTTGCCATAGGTATTTCCAATTAAAATATCAACTGGCTGATCTTTAATCCACTCGTGAAGTGTTAATAAATCTGCTGAAGCCTTAACTTTGCCTTCTACACCGGCTGTTTCCAGAATTGACTTAACTTCTTTTTCGAAGGCTTTACCAGGTGTTCCTGTTAATACATAAGCTGGCACCATACCTAAAGATAAAACGAATTCAGTCATGCTGATTACAATATCAGGATCACCAAAAATGGCAACTCGTTTACCATGGAAATGGAAATGAGTATCAGTCATAATATCAACCACCTGACCCCGCTCAATCTCCAGAGAAGCAGGAACATCTTCACCTGTTATTTTTGATAATTGCATTAAATACTGATCCGTAGCCTGAACGCCAATAGGAGTTTTTAAGATATATGGGATAACATCACATTTCTTTTCTAATTCATAAGCTCCATCAGCTGAAGCAAAACTTCCTAAAGCAATGGTAGCCTTAGCATTACCCGTATTTTTAAGTTCTTCTACAGTAACTCCACCCTCTGGATACATTTCATACTTACCGGTCATTGGTGAATCTACTACACCACTGGTATCAGGAAAAAGGGTATAAGGTACTTTCATTAGTTTTGTTATTCTCTTAATTTCTCTCATATCAGCAGGGTTTACAAAGCCAGGTATAATATTGATATCACTTGTAACATAGTCTTCTTTTTTTTCAGACAGACAATTAACCATTCCCTTAACCATATTAGCAAAACCAGTAATATGAGAGCCGATATAACTTGGAGTATTAGCATAGATAATTGTTTTCCCTTCTGGTATATCAATATCAGAAATAATTGAAAACATATCATCCCCAATAGTTTCAGATAAGCATGTAGTACTAACAGCAATTACTTCTGGATCATAGATCCTGAAAATATTTTTAGCAGCTGTCTTTAGGTTAGATTTACCACCAAATACTGAAGCCCCCTCAGTAAATGAACTAGTAGAAGCAACAATCGGATCTCTAAAATGTCTGGTTAAATGCATCCGGTGATAGGAGCAACATCCCTGCGAACCATGACTATGAGGCAAACAGGAGTTAATTCCCAAAGCTGCATACATAGCCCCAATCGGTTGACAGGTTTTAGCTGGATTAACTACCAACG from Halanaerobiaceae bacterium ANBcell28 encodes the following:
- a CDS encoding nitrogenase component 1, producing MDKNIKNLNINPCKMCMPMGAALAMKGIENSIMFLHGSQGCSTYIRRHMATHFNEPVDIASSSLTETGTVYGGKDNLYKGLENTINLYQPEIIATATTCLAETIGEDIDGLLREYKLNYNKSVNIIPVTTPGYGGSQYEGYYLTLRKVLETLSFKTVKEGHINIITAGMTPGDIRRLKEIVESFSLDYIIFPDISETLDGTIVKDYKKIPKGGTSISDIKRMSGAIATIEFAKLVKADISPGKYLEEEYAVPLYNIAVPIGLENTDVLVNLLSEISGKEIPEKLRKAKGRMLDGMIDAHKYNAEGKAAVFGEPELVYSVSTLCLENGIKPTIIATGSEAKQLRKLLNNDLLSLNQDGLILDDIDFEEIRKLAVEGGTNILIGNSDGHFITERDGIPLVRIGFPIHDHIGAQRKVFIGYEGSIRFLEDITNTLLDRKHDSYRERMYQQYYK
- the nifE gene encoding nitrogenase iron-molybdenum cofactor biosynthesis protein NifE codes for the protein MEIKKFKTLEERKKSISLKVENKQADIDCHKESLAGAVSQRACVYSGARVVLNPITDAYHLVHGPIGCASYTWDIRGSLSSGEETYRNSFSTDLREKDIIFGGEEKLDAAISELVEKYQAKFIFVYATCVVGVIGDDIEAICRKAEEEYNITVIPVQAAGFAGNKMSGYKAAGQALLELMNKKEHESISEEIKENNNIKISRATPKINLLGDFNLAGEMWIIKDYLSKIGLEVNAGLTGDSNCQQIMKVPEADLNIVQCAGSMVFLAKRLKKKYGIPFMKISFVGIEDTVSSLYKIAEFFSDYKMQYDIARLVEEKYRGISQELDRCCKNLAGKKAAIYVGGGFKAISLIKQFKSLGMQTALVGTQTGNAEDYQTINELVDEGTVILDDANPNELEYFMREKEVDILAGGVKERPLAYKLGVAFCDHNHERKHPLLAFEGALNFAREVDQTINSPVWKYVRRELL
- the nifK gene encoding nitrogenase molybdenum-iron protein subunit beta, producing MSNTAVNIKGKKKEIQDRSSLVVNPAKTCQPIGAMYAALGINSCLPHSHGSQGCCSYHRMHLTRHFRDPIVASTSSFTEGASVFGGKSNLKTAAKNIFRIYDPEVIAVSTTCLSETIGDDMFSIISDIDIPEGKTIIYANTPSYIGSHITGFANMVKGMVNCLSEKKEDYVTSDINIIPGFVNPADMREIKRITKLMKVPYTLFPDTSGVVDSPMTGKYEMYPEGGVTVEELKNTGNAKATIALGSFASADGAYELEKKCDVIPYILKTPIGVQATDQYLMQLSKITGEDVPASLEIERGQVVDIMTDTHFHFHGKRVAIFGDPDIVISMTEFVLSLGMVPAYVLTGTPGKAFEKEVKSILETAGVEGKVKASADLLTLHEWIKDQPVDILIGNTYGKYIAKEEDLPLVRVGFPILDRSVHSYLPIVGYRGAIRLIEMISNALLDRQDRDTDLEDMELVM